The nucleotide window GTCCCGTTGATGGCGGAGCACAGCACATGCACTCATTCTCTGTCCTTCCAGCCAGCTAGGGATTTGTGTAATAACCTCTTCACAACGAAAGTTCTCTGATGAGCTCTGAGAGATGTACTAATCCTACAGGTATggagaaataatttatttttccatcTCCTTAGGcactgtattgttttgttttgtttgagacaggatttggccttggctatcctgggctcactttgtagaataggctggcctcgaactcacagagaccgcctgcctctgcctctgcctttcctagTGCAGGACTGTGCCTGGCTGGCCCTGTATTTTTGAGATATGAACTTAGAGTTCTTTTAGCAAAAATCGTACTATTAGGTTCACCACTGAGACCCAAGTGCTCCCCAGCTATGGGTTCTAGGCTAGGTTGACAGTACTGGGCATGTGTTTCCTCCTGTGGCATAGTCCTTAAATGTAACCAGGACGCATACTTTTATAACATTCCTGCCTCTACTGCTCCCATGAGCCTATCTTGTAGACGGTCATTATTGTAGCTCCAGTTGAAAAGACTGTTGATGACCTTTCACCTGAGCAGCCTGCACAGTACTTCGCCGTACTATGACAGCTAACCACCAGAGGGAGCTGCGCCATGCTACCGATTTGACTTCCCCAAGTCCGTGacatcactatgtagccctagctggtctggaattcactctatagaccaggttgtctAAGCGCTGCCAGATTTTGCCTCTGCACCcgagagctgagattaaaggagcaCGCCATCACAGGCAGCAAGCAAGAAGGTCTTAGCAAATTCTGGTGGGCAGCTGAGAGCAATGGCAACAGCCTGTAATATTTTGGGAGTCTCCGGGGGACCCTTGACTAACAGCTGGAGGCGAGGTATCCCAATCCTGTGCTGGGATTTTTATTTGGCAGTTTATAGCTTCTGGGAAGGGCACTGTCCCCTGTGTAGGTTAACTCCAGCTAAAATATTTTACCTGAATGTATGTGGAGCTTACGAAATAGCAGGCTTCCGTGTAGCCTTTTTAGTGTTAGctaaccctccccaccccctattATCAGCACCTAGTTCTTAAGTCGCTGCATATCATGACATTTTATAGAGCAGTGGCGATTTTACAATTGGAAGTCAACGCAGACTGAAACTTCAGCATTCACCATGTGTTTATAGTGACATAATTTATTCACATATTCTTTCTATTCATCTTCACGAAGCATCTTAGGGCCAAGCAACATCAATCATTTCACCACTCATTCTCTGGATGTCATTTGGATGTTTTAAAGGGAACATGGAGACAGTAGTGCGTTGGCTTTCTTGAGTATCAAATTGCAACTTAATTAAATAAGTTtctggggagaaggaggagagacaaTTATTGGAGAAGTGAGACTAGGTTTGGAGCAGGAGGCAGACGTAGGAGGATTGTCTTGGCTTGGAGTCTCTAGAATGCAGAACATCAAAGGAGGACTTAGGTAAGGATGGTTTGTTCCTGGATGCTTTCAAAAGGGAGAGGGGGTAGGtcgggaggtagagacagaaaatCCAAGAAATGTTACCTTGAcagctgtttgtgtgtgtgtgtgtgtgtgtgtgtgtgtgtgtgtgtgtggtgcagggttttccagaggaacagaactgataggatGAATATTTATGAATTCATCAGCGTGGCTTGCAGGCTGTGATCCTCTGAGTCCAACAGAGAAGTCTTTCCACTTCGAATGATCCAATCAAGGAAAGtccctcacagatgtgcccagtTGGTTGGGTCTCTGTGGATTCCAGATGTAGTTGGGTTGACAACCAAGCTTAGCCATGACAATGTGTGTTGTGGGggaatgtgtgtgtggtgcacacgTGTGAGCCTGTGGGTGTGCACAGCCATGGGtatacacagaggccagagaaaggtgccgggtgtcttcctctgttgctctctgccttccaGCCTTGGGgcatggtctctcactgagctgGAAGCTGTGTTTACCCCAGACTTGCCATCAAGCTCTGGGATGCCCATAAGGACCAGAGTTACAGATCAACAGCTATGGCCTGCTTGTCACTGTGACTGCTGGGGACTCAAATTCTGTCCTCAGGGCTTATAAAGCAAGAcgtctgtcctctgtcctcttaCACAtggacctccccacccccaaatcttCCCTCCTGGGGTCTCTAGGAGCTGTGTAGAAAGTACCATCATTAGATATATTGCTTTGACCCTAGGACTTCAGCACCATGGAGCAAATGAAGCCTTGTGTTGTTTTAACACCAGTGACGACAAAAAAGTCGTCAAGGCTTAATAAAAATGCTTCCTGATAGTTACTCTCTGCTGACAGAATGATCCAActcaagccaaattaaagtataaaggcAGGTTTACTGGGGGCTGCTCTCCTGGGGAGTTATTGACCTCCAGGAGGCCAGTGAACTCACCATGCGAAGGGAGACAAAAAGGGGTGGGACAGAGTGAGTGgaaatacagagagaaagagagagagaactaaaatgtctggattatatggTATAGAGCCTCTGGGGGAAACGTAGCCAAGCCCCTGGGCTGGGAAgttcaggtagggactgagggatgctgggagaacctggaggccaggtccaattggttaaataggcacctcagctgcttgttTGGGGTCTGACTCCCAACACCCCCAAATTCATCCCACTATAGCCTGAACACTCCTCTGCAATGCTGGCTTCCCAGAGCTTTCTAGAAGCATCATATGGTCCCTTGGATCAGGGTGTGCCCATACATCTTGCTGGACTACTGTGATAAAGGCAGAGGCTTTAAAACTGTGTGCAATCAAACCTCATGACCTTTCATACACGCTCAGGTCATACTGCTAGATAATGCGAACACTTTTGTGAAAACACTGGTATTTTGTTGTTGAAGTAGATGGCCGTCTTGCAGAGAGTTCCCTATGCCCCCATTCCAGTAGAGCAAAGGCCTTTGTAAAACACCTCCCGTGGAAGAGCCTGAAATATGTAGGGAAAACTTGGGGACACGAGGAAAGTGTAGACAAGCTCTGGAGGGAATGTTGGGTCCTTGGGTCTCTACTCCTCCGTCCCTGATCCTTAGGCCTCAGATCACAGGAGCTGGCAAGTCAGTGTCTGTGATGTTCAGCGCTTGTGTGGCCCAGCCCTGGCGTTTCTTCCTCACCTCCACGTCTCTGCTTTTGCAGCTGTTATTGGACAATTGCCAGACATGTGATGGGGGCTGTTCTGAAAGTCTAGCTTCAGGTAAGCTAGACCCAAGCAGATGAACCTTTCAGTAAATTCAGccacaagaaaataaatgagtGGTTCAGGATGACCCAACATGTGGCATAAATAACTGGAAGGCACTTTGGCATCACTGGGGCTGTAGTATCCATATGGCAGTTGATTTTAGGAGCCAGCTCACTTGCCCAGGGAgcaaacattctctctctctctttccctctctccctcctttctctggaGAATCCTGGCTAACAGCATCCACTTATGCCGATGATTAattactctcttttttttttttttttcccaagagagggtttttctgtgtagccttggctgtcctagaactcattctgtagaccaggctggcctcgaacgcagagatccacctgcctctgcctccacagtacTGGCATGTACCACACCACCCAGCAGcccaccccccttttttaagacagtctactctgtagcctaggctgaccttgaactctctctctctgtggcccaggctgttctgaaactcatggtaattttcctgcctcagactcctcaTCACTGGTTACAGATGTGAACCACCACCtggccttgacttagttttgcTTAAACTAACTTCATTTAGGCTCCTGTCCCTTGTGACCTGAAGGACCCTAAGATGGATAAGCTGGCTTGTCAACCTGGCTGGATCTAGACTTGACCAAAAGGCAGGCCACGGGGCACGATTTTAGGGGATCTTCTTGAGCTCATCAGGTCATCTGAATAGGGAAGACCCACCCAAAATAGATAGTGGATTCTTCTGGTGGCATCCCAGGTAGAGGGACGTGGAAGAAGAAAtctgtgttttgcctgcttgtccttCCTCCAGTCTAGCTATCCCGTGGATGTGGCATTTTTTCACCAAAATTAGAACCAATGTCTCTGGGATTCCAGCATAGACTGATGGAtgaccagcagctctccaggcTTCTCCAGCCCTTGGCTGGCAGACCCGAATTGCTGCTGAGACATCTGGCCTTGTGGCCTGAGCTTCTCCTGGATTCTTGGCCTCTCCAGGGTAAGGCAGCCATTGCTGGATCACCCGGACCATACCCTGTTCCCCAATCTAATGAATCCCCTTTTCATATGTATCCAGCCATTCGTTGTTCTGTTGTTTCTTTAGAGAACTCTGACTGATACAGATTCTTAAAGGAACAAATGGGCAGTGAGCACAGATGGTCAGGAGACTGAAGGCATCCATGAGggtgtggagccctggctggagagaaaaggaagtaagcctgggctgcagaggaaACAGAAGGCTCATTGCTCAAGGTCCTTCctctttgaaattttagcattcCTTCTTTAATCTAGATCAAAGTTCACTGTGTTCCTCCTGGGTTCCCCTAATGACACCAGGCTCATCCAAGTCCTGATTTCTATAGGCTCCCACAAGTATTGtgactgcatgtatgcctgcagaccAGAAAAAAAGTACCAGAtctcattgcagatggttgtgagtcaccatgagGGGttggaattgagctcaggacctctggaaaagcaaccagggctcttaacccctgagtcatctctccggccccagccccccaatattatttttgtttctctttctttctttctttctttctttctttctttctttctttctttctttctttctttctttctttctttttctttctttctttctttcctttcttccttccttcctttctttctttctttttttcaagacaggttcctctgtgtagccttggctgtcctggaaccaggctggcctcaaactcacagagatccacctgatctccctcctgagtgctggtactaaaagtatgtgccaccactgcctggctaataGCCTTTATTCTTATACAAGTCCATCCAACTCCAAGGCAGCTGTGAAGATGGCCAAATGACATAGTGGAGACTTTGGTACAAAGCCCACATGAGTGCATGGGAGTCGTCTACCTATATTGAGGGGCAGAGAAGTGAACTGAATTGAGTTGCTGAAACAGAAGGTCGCAGGGCAGAAAAGGTGCCCACTTTGATTTATTCAGTGATGTGAGGATGATAAGGTACAAGGAGAATTtgggagaaaggagagacaaCTCAGGAGCCTCTCTTCCAGGGCATGAATGTAGGTAGGCTTTGGCCTCTGTGTCTTGCTATGTGTGGCGCTACTCTGTGGGCTAATGGTGCTCTTTCTGTATTGAAATGAAGGTTTGGGGTGGACCTATTTTTGGCTGTTTAGCATCTTTCAGTCCTGACTGCACCAGAAATTTAGTGTACCAGGACCCACTTTCCAAGACTGAAATATGTGATTGGCTAAGGATAGCCAATGGGCAGAGTCTACCCTCATCACCATTGACCAAGGAGGTTTAGACAGGAGGCCATGTCTACCCACCAGCATTAAGTTTGTGTAGGTGACTTGGCTGCATCTTCAGAGAATGACATGTGGGCTAGGGGCACCTGAATCTACGTAGACTCTAAAATGGCATCAGACCCGATAAAGACAACATAGAAGGCTTCAGAGacattcatttattcaacaagTACATATCATACATTTGCGCTAGATCAGTACCATTCTAGACcaaaaggcatttaaaaaaaaaatcaagtctcatTAGACTAGGAGATAAATCTAACAAAACACATGATTTAGGAGCCCACATACTTTCACAGAAATCTAATGTGGATGAAGGGAGAGGGTAGAAGCATAAGATGACTTGGCTGGCTGCAAGGGTTGTATAGTTTTCAGACATGAGCCATGCATCAGAATGGCGTGGAAGGCTTGGCAAGACAGACTGCGGAGCCTCAGTGGAGTATCTGGCTCGGGTtaattttcctttctaagagGCTCCCggagtgatgatgatgattctaTCAATCTGAGTTCCATATTTGGAAATCCAGTGTCTTACAAGTCTGAGTCTTGAAAGATAAAAACATGGGTTGGGGGAAAAGATAGCCGACTCAAAGCGATGAAGTTGGGACTCAGCATTCAGTACGAGTGCTGAGCGTTTGGGAGTCTCTGGTGTGTTTTGAGTGGGGAAGGGGGAACAAGTAGGGCCCAGCTTGATTGATAGAAATTACTTTAAGTATTAGGAAAAGAAACTTGGAACTCCTTCTCTAGgtacaggaaaacacaggaggGTTTTAAGCAAGAGAAGGATATGCTGATTGTTAGGCTACAGAAAGAACGCAGCATCAGCGTAGAGGGATGAGGTGGGGAGCTGACAATGGGCACTGGCGCCATGAACAGCCAGACTATAACTCAGCTAACCCTAATGAGCTGGATGGTGTCACAGTCTTTGATCTGTAGATAGTCAAGGCTGTGATAGTCTTCCAGCTCCTCATCTTCCAGCATCAGTACCTGATCCTCCATACAAGGGCCTCCATCATCCTCAATTTTCCTTTTTAGTTCCCGGATGATGTCATCAGGGTTGATGGCATAAGGCTTGCTATCGCCATTGGGAAACTTCACAAACACCTGGATCTCAGGAGGAAAGGTCTCCAGCACCCGGATGTTCACCTTAGAGAAGATTCCATAATCTGATAGGGTCTTCCGGCTGCTcagcagttgtctctctcctcctgGCTCCTGGAAGGAGATGCGCACTTTCCCATGGAGGTCATTTGTCCTCCTGATATCTGCCTTCATCTTTCTGATGGGGCTGTAGGGGTTCTTCCAGAGACTCCATGgttcttttcctgtttgtttcacTGTCACCTGAACATCCCTTGCTCGCtgcaagagagggaagaaagagaaagggcatCTGTGTGGGAAGAACTGTCTATTGTCTTAAAGCTTCTCTCTTCTAGCTCCTGGCCTGGTTTATAATCTATTGAGACATACTGACAGATGCTGTAAGTGATTACATGAGATACCTGAGGCTTAGAGTACCACTGAGTCACACTGTGCTCCTCGACTCACCCAAGCTACAGCAACGATACTCTTCCTGTGTGGATTATTTAGAATCTTCACCCATCTTGAGTACACAACCATGTTGTGCTTATGGAAGCCTGGGGATTACAGTGACAGAATTTAAGGTTTGTGTCTGGCTTTAGGATAATTTAAtgtttgtgtctggttttaggatGGCTGATCAGGGGCAATCACTGTCACAGCCAAGGTCTGGAAGTATCCTTGAAATTCTGCCATGGGGTACTGGCTCTAGACATTAAAATACTTGACTGAATTCCGACATATTGGCTGATAAGGTGGCTGGGAATGGTTTCCTGCTGGGGTGAATGAGATGCCCCTTGGGCATTTGAACTGTCTTGGGCATTTGAACCCATGGTCCTCAGCTGGCGGAACTGTTTGAGGAgcttagaaggtgtggccttgcagGAGGATACTAGTGTATCAGCAGGGACAGGTTTGTGATGTCAAAAGCTCACAAGCTTCCAATCACTGTGTTGGCTTCCTGCTTTCCATTAAAGAGGCAAGCTCCAGCCGCCATTTCTGGCTGTTACTGCACTTCCCTGCCATGGAACTCTGCACACAAACGAACCCTTCCTTCTCTAAGCCGCTGACCAACTTGCTttggttttatcatagcaatagaaaagtaacagaGACAGGCTTTACTCTTGTATTTGTTTAGCACAGTCCTAGCATCAGTCCTTTTGAGCTGGCACAGTATCACCCCATGTGATGCTCAAAAGTGCCCTGACTTGAACTCCATCTTCTATGGTGGTGCTTTCTGGATCCATTTGTGTGACTAAGATAACTCAGTAAAGAAATAATTCACTAAGCCTGGTGGTGGTGACACGtacctagaatcccagcacttggggaggcagcagcaggcggatctctgtgagttcaaggccagcctggtctacaaagtgagtttaggacagccagggctgttatacagagaaaccctgttgacAGGCAGATGCCTGGGAGATGGGATTTCTAGGAAACTGGGGGTTGAGACGGAGGAAGACTGTGGAGGTCTGAGTAAAGATGGGCCCCAATGGGCCCATATGGAATGGCACTgtcaggaagtgtggccttgctggaggaagtgtgtcactgtgggggagggctttgaggtctcagaagctcaagcctgttctctgcctgctgcctgtggatcaagatgtagaactctcagcccctTCTCTAGCCCCGTGTCTGCCCGCATGccgccatgtttcccaccatgatgataatggactaatcctctCAACtgaaagccagccccaattaaatggtttcctttgtaagagtttctatggtcatggggtctcttcacagcaatggaaagcctaactaagacagaggCTTAGGTAGGTTGGTTCCGTTTCAATTTTTCTTGCTTCCCAAGAATCCCTTGGTGGAACCTGATGAGCAGCTGGTAGACCCCAGCCGGATCCTATCTGTCTGCCTTGCTGTGGGGGCCACCTCTGAGGACAGACTCAGAGCTTTCCtgcagaagatgaaaagcagggCAAGGGACAGGATTTATGTGGGTTCAGCAGGTTGGGAAACAGCTTCCTCAGGGAACCGCTAACTCCAATCCTTGTGTGTGAACACTGGATTCTCACTTAGTGCTCAGGTCTAGGAAAGCTGTAGCCTAACGGGCAAGGGTGGGCACAGGAAGGCTGGCTTATCATCTGAGTTGTGGGAGTctcacttaattttttaaaatcttattataTTTACTATTTAACAGCAAGAAAGCATACTTTGATGACCCACCGAACAGGGAAGTATTCTTCTAGGGGAGCTCCAACAGGCTAGATGGAAGTGAGTAAACCCTTTGACTCTGTCCCTGAATTGACTGTAGAGCAGGGCAGATTGCCTGCCTGTCTTACAGGTGAGGCCTAGACGTTTCTAGACGGAAACTAGGCTGCGATCCTGAAGTATGTTGCGTGTGCTGGGACTTAGGGCTCCTGTAAGAAGAGTGGCAGGTGATCCAAATGAGTGTAAAAGAGAGTTGTGACTGTGAAGAGAGGGTCGTACCAGTACATGCCAGCCCCCGCTGAGGTCTTCAGTGATGCAACAGGCCTGCCGCAGGCAGTGCTTGGCCTCTTTAGCCACCAGGTCCCACGCTTTTCTGCTTCCTAGGTTGTTGGTGGGGTCGGCTGGGTCTAGGATGATGGGCCTGGGGGAGAAAATGGAAGCAGATCCCCGTTAGGGTCAGGATACTGGCCTCTGGCATTCCTGTCTGTGGAATCGTAAAGCACATGATCATAGTGAATTGTCACCTAAAGTTTAAGATCACTAAAATGCTGGCTTTGGAAGTGGGGTTGT belongs to Meriones unguiculatus strain TT.TT164.6M chromosome 4, Bangor_MerUng_6.1, whole genome shotgun sequence and includes:
- the LOC110545565 gene encoding 2'-5'-oligoadenylate synthase-like protein 2 isoform X4, which encodes MGTESSDSFSLDAGFVAVMELLRDYEDICIYWTKYYDFRNEVVGNFLKEQLKGDRPIILDPADPTNNLGSRKAWDLVAKEAKHCLRQACCITEDLSGGWHVLRARDVQVTVKQTGKEPWSLWKNPYSPIRKMKADIRRTNDLHGKVRISFQEPGGERQLLSSRKTLSDYGIFSKVNIRVLETFPPEIQVFVKFPNGDSKPYAINPDDIIRELKRKIEDDGGPCMEDQVLMLEDEELEDYHSLDYLQIKDCDTIQLIRVS
- the LOC110545565 gene encoding 2'-5'-oligoadenylate synthase-like protein 2 isoform X3, whose translation is MASPAEMDPIPDLYGTFGEMLHHFLKHSLQPQRDWKEEGQDAWERIEKFFREQCFRDELLLDQEVKVIKVVKYVRRKYRRARLPSKYALELLTIYAWEMGTESSDSFSLDAGFVAVMELLRDYEDICIYWTKYYDFRNEVVGNFLKEQLKGDRPIILDPADPTNNLGSRKAWDLVAKEAKHCLRQACCITEDLSGGWHVLRARDVQVTVKQTGKEPWSLWKNPYSPIRKMKADIRRTNDLHGKVRISFQEPGGERQLLSSRKTLSDYGIFSKVNIRVLETFPPEIQVFVKFPNGDSKPYAINPDDIIRELKRKIEDDGGPCMEDQVLMLEDEELEDYHSLDYLQIKDCDTIQLIRVS